Part of the Desulfosalsimonas propionicica genome is shown below.
AATCGCGCGGCTCGTGTTCGGTTTCCGCCTGTTTCAGCAAGGGCTTTTTGAATCAGTACCTGCTCCAACGCCTGCCGACCGGATTTCAGGGAAAATCCGGCTGCAATGGCATCCAGGCCGCTGTTTTTGTTTTCCGGCCGGCCAAGCCCGGCAAACAGATCCTCGTCGAGTTCCGGTTCTTCGGCCAGGACAACGGCACGCTCGATCACATTTTCAAGCTCGCGGACATTGCCGGGCCAGGAATGCTGCATCAGCAATGACATGGCCCTGGCTGAGATACCGGTGATTTTTTTTTCAAACCTGGCCTGGTAGCGCTCAATGAAAAACTGCACCAGCGATGCGATGTCTTCGCTGCGTTCCACCAAGGGCGGCAAGTGGATGGGCATTACATTGAGACGGTAAAACAGATCCTCCCGAAAATTGCCCTGCTCTGCCTGTGCTGCCAGATCCTTGGAAGTGGCGGCAACAATCCGGGTATCAACGGTTTTTGAACGGGTAGTGCCCACGGGGCGGATCTGGCTGTCCTGCAGCACCCGAAGCAGTTTCACCTGCAGGGACATGGGAAGATCCCCGATTTCATCAAGAAACAAAGTTCCCCCGGAAGCCGCCTCGAACAAGCCCTTGTAATCCCGGTCAGCTCCTGTAAAAGCGCCCTTTTTATGTCCAAACAACTCGCTTTCAAGCAGGTTTTCCGGAATTCCGGCACAATTGACCGGAATAAAGGGTTGGCCGCCCCGCTTGCCGGCTGTATGAATCCCTCTTGCCATCAGTTCCTTGCCGGTTCCGCTTTGGCCGGTGATCAACACCGTGATGTCATACTGGGCCACCCGCTTGCCAAGCTCAAACACGGCCTGCATGCTCCGGCTTTCGGCAATCATCTCTCCAAACTGCCGGGGCTGCGCAATGCGTTCAAGGCGAAATTTCAGTGCGCGATTTTCCCTTTTCAGGCTTTCCCGCTCCTCAGCTTTTTTAAGGGCCAGCAGAATTTCATCGGGCTTAAACGGCTTTGAGATATAATCATAAGCCCCTTTTTTCATGGCTTCGACAGCCGTATCAATGGTGCCATAGGCTGACATCATGATCACGCTGGTTTCAGCAAGTCGGGAGCCGGCCGCCTCCAGAAAGGCCATACCGTCCATGCTCGGCATCCGGATATCACAGAAAATGTAATCATATGTGCCGGTTTCCAGAAGCTCAAGTGCAGCCCGCCCGTCTGCGGACGTATCCACGCAGTATCCGGCATCACCGAGCAATGCGCTTAACATGTGGCGCATGTTGGCTTCGTCATCCACGACAAGGATTTTTGTGTGATTATCATTTCCATGGACAGAGTTCATTGCTGCCATCCATTTTCACCTTTGTCTTTATTTTCCCCACGGCTTTGGCTTTTTTGACCTGCGCCCGCAGCCAGCGGAAGCCGCAGCACCATTTCAGTTGCCCCGGGTTTGGGGCTTGCCACAGTTATGTCGCCGCCCGTCTGCTGGATGATCATATAACTCACCGACAAACCGAGCCCGGTGCCCTTGCCAGGCGCCTTGGTGGTAAAAAATGGATCAAAGACCTGCTCAATATGCTGCGGATCAATGCCTGCGCCGTTGTCCCGGATCTTTAATGCAATAAACCCGGCAGGCGGATCATGGGCCCTTCGAAGCCGGGCATCAAAAATGCAGCGGGTACTCAGGCAGATCTCCCCGGCCCGGGCATTGCCTGACTGCCGGATGGAATCAGCCGCATTGATCATGAGATTGACCAGCACCTGGTGCACCTGGTCGGCATCCGCATATATCCGGCAGTTTTGCGCATTCAGACGGTACTGAAAATCAATGTTTGAAAACAGGGGCTGACAGGCAAGCATCTCCCCGACCTCACGGATCAGATCGTGAAAATCAAGTAAATCCGGTTTATTCCCGCATTTTCTGGAAAAATCCAGAAGTTGCCCGA
Proteins encoded:
- a CDS encoding sigma-54-dependent transcriptional regulator, with the protein product MAAMNSVHGNDNHTKILVVDDEANMRHMLSALLGDAGYCVDTSADGRAALELLETGTYDYIFCDIRMPSMDGMAFLEAAGSRLAETSVIMMSAYGTIDTAVEAMKKGAYDYISKPFKPDEILLALKKAEERESLKRENRALKFRLERIAQPRQFGEMIAESRSMQAVFELGKRVAQYDITVLITGQSGTGKELMARGIHTAGKRGGQPFIPVNCAGIPENLLESELFGHKKGAFTGADRDYKGLFEAASGGTLFLDEIGDLPMSLQVKLLRVLQDSQIRPVGTTRSKTVDTRIVAATSKDLAAQAEQGNFREDLFYRLNVMPIHLPPLVERSEDIASLVQFFIERYQARFEKKITGISARAMSLLMQHSWPGNVRELENVIERAVVLAEEPELDEDLFAGLGRPENKNSGLDAIAAGFSLKSGRQALEQVLIQKALAETGGNRTRAARLLEISHPSLLSKMKTYGIG